The following coding sequences are from one Ursus arctos isolate Adak ecotype North America unplaced genomic scaffold, UrsArc2.0 scaffold_23, whole genome shotgun sequence window:
- the LOC125282581 gene encoding olfactory receptor 5T1-like, with protein sequence MPGSPSDLGLYRIQKENVTEVTTFMLTGFTDDIDLQVFLFVLFLAIYLFTLVGNLGMVILVIGDSRLHNPMYYFLSVLSFLDACYSSVVTPKMLANFLAENKAISYLGCTAQMFLFVTFGTTECFLLAAMAYDRYVAIYNPLLYSASMSPSVYVPLIVASYVGGILHASVHTVATFSLSFCASNEIRHVFCDIPPLLAISCSDTHTNQLLLFYFVGAIEIVTILIVLISYAFILLAVLRMRSAEGRRKVFSTCGSHLTGVSVYHGTILFMYVRPSSSYALDHDMIVSIFYTIVIPMLNPIIYSLRNKDVKEAMKKLFGKNWLCQ encoded by the coding sequence ATGCCAGGGTCTCCATCAGATTTAGGTTTATACAGGATTCAGAAGGAAAACGTGACTGAGGTCACCACGTTTATGCTGACGGGCTTCACAGATGATATTGACCTGCAGGTCTTCCTATTTGTACTATTTCTGGCCATCTATCTTTTCACTCTGGTAGGAAATTTGGGAATGGTTATATTGGTCATTGGGGATTCCCGGCTCCACAATCCCATGTACTATTTTCTGAGCGTGTTATCATTCCTGGATGCCTGCTATTCCTCAGTTGTCACCCCAAAAATGTTAGCCAATTTCCTAGCAGAGAATAAAGCCATTTCCTACCTTGGATGTACAGCCCAGATGTttctctttgtcacttttgggACCACAGAATGCTTTCTCCTGGCTGCCATGGCTTATGATCGCTACGTAGCGATCTACAACCCTCTCCTGTATTCCGCGAGCATGTCGCCCAGCGTCTACGTGCCACTCATCGTGGCTTCCTATGTCGGTGGCATTTTGCATGCTTCTGTACACACGGTGGCCACGTTCAGCCTCTCCTTCTGTGCGTCCAATGAAATTAGACATGTCTTCTGTGACATCCCTCCGCTCCTTGCCATTTCTTGCTCTGACACCCACACAAACCAGCTGCTGCTCTTCTACTTCGTGGGCGCTATTGAGATCGTCACTATCCTGATCGTTCTCATCTCCTATGCTTTCATTCTGTTGGCCGTTCTGAGGATGCGTTCTGCTGAGGGGAGGCGGAAAGTCTTCTCTACGTGTGGCTCTCACCTAACTGGAGTGTCAGTTTATCATGGAACCATCCTCTTCATGTATGTGAGACCCAGTTCCAGCTACGCTCTGGACCATGACATGATAGTGTCGATATTTTACACGATTGTGATTCCCATGCTGAATCCCATCATCTACAGTCTGAGGAACAAAGATGTAAAAGAGGCGATGAAGAAATTGTTTGGTAAAAATTGGTTATGTCAATGA